In Afipia carboxidovorans OM5, the sequence GCTTAATTTCGGCATCGACTTCAAGGGCGGCACGCTCGTTGAAATTCAGGAGAAATCAGGCCCTGCCGATATTGCAAAACTGCGCGCCGATCTTGGCAATCTCGGACTCGGCGACGTGCAACTTCAGCAGTTTGGCGGCCCCTCCAACGTTCTGATCCGCATCGCGGAGCAGCCGGGCGGCGATGCCGCGCAGCAGGAAGCGGTGCAGAAAGTGCGCGCGACGCTCGGCGACGGAGTGGAGTATCGCCGCGTCGAAGTGGTCGGCCCGCGCGTATCCGGCGAGCTTCTGGCTTACGGCACTCTCGGCCTGATGCTCGCGATCTGCGGCATCCTGATTTATCTCTGGTTTCGGTTCGAGTGGCAGTTCGCGCTCGGCGCTATGGTCGCGAACGTGCACGATATCGTGCTGACCATCGGCTTCATGTCGATCACGCAGATCGATTTCGACCTCACCAGTATCGCGGCGCTGCTCACTATTCTCGGCTATTCGCTGAACGATACGGTCGTCATCTATGACCGCATCCGCGAACTGCTGCGGCGCTACAAGAAGATGCCGATGGAAGATCTGCTGAACCAGTCGATCAACTCGACGCTGTCGCGCTCGATCATCACCCACGTCACGGTGACGCTGGCGTTGCTCGCGCTCTTCCTGTTCGGCGGCAAGGCGATCCATTCCTTCACCGCGACCATGATGTTCGGCGTGGTGCTGGTCGGCACCTACACCTCGATCTTCATCGCCGCGCCGATGCTGATCTATCTCGGTGTCGGCACCCACCGGAAGGGGATCACCGGCGAGCCCGACGAAAAGCCCGCCAAGCCGTGAGCGGCGGCACGCCCACCGTCCCGCATTTCCCGCGCCCTGCGCCGATCGATGCCTACGGGCAGGGCGGATTCCGTTTTGCCGAGATGTCGCATCGCGGCTCGCTGTTATGCCTGCCGGATGGCATTTGGGGTTGGGAGCTCACGCGTGCCGCCGAGGTTGACCAGGCTGCGCTGGCGCGGGTATTTGCCAATGCCGATGCGATCGACACGCTGATTGTCGGCACCGGGCTTGATGTCTGGCGGCCGGAACCCGCGTTGCGCGAGGCGTTGCGGGCGGTGCGGATCGTGATCGACCCGATGCAGACCGGCCCCGCGATCACCACCTACAACATCATGATGGGTGAGGGACGCCGGGTCGCGGCGGCGCTGATCGCGGTATGAGCGAAAGTCACAGCAAGGCCGCCGACAACGCCGCCTATTGCGCGCAGCTTGTGCGCGACCACGATTTCGAGCGCTATGCTACGACGCTGTTCGTCTCACAGCATCTGCGGCGACCGCTGCTTGCACTTGCTGCTTTCAATGTCGAACTGAGCCGTATCCGCGATCACGTCAGCCAGCCGTTGACCGGCGAAATCCGCCTGCAATGGTGGCGCGATCTGATCGACGATGTCGCGCGCGGCAGTGTCGAGGCGAGCCCCGTTGCTGCCGAGCTGATGGCCGCAGTGGCAGAATACGATCTGCCGCGTCGCGATCTTTCGCGGCTCGCCGATGCGCGGGTGTTCGATCTCTATGACGATCCGATGCCGTCGCTCGCGGTGTTCGAGCGCTATTGCGACGATACTGCGGGACGGCTGTTTGCATTGAGCGCGCAAATTCTCGGCGCGGCGCCAGACGCCGTCGCAGACGCCGTGCATCATGCGGGTGTTGCGCAAGGGATTGCAGAGGCGATTGAAAATCTGTCGCTCCATGCTGCGCGCAAGCAGCTTTATCTACCGCAGGACGTGCTGGCCGAAGCGGGCGCGATGGAGGCCGATATCTTTGCCGGGCGCCCCACGCCGCAACTGACAGCGGCGATCG encodes:
- the secF gene encoding protein translocase subunit SecF; translation: MTTAHIVIISLAVFIVLLTVLSVYGVIPALRVVPDETTFHFMNFRRFSFPISAVLSIAAITLYFTHGLNFGIDFKGGTLVEIQEKSGPADIAKLRADLGNLGLGDVQLQQFGGPSNVLIRIAEQPGGDAAQQEAVQKVRATLGDGVEYRRVEVVGPRVSGELLAYGTLGLMLAICGILIYLWFRFEWQFALGAMVANVHDIVLTIGFMSITQIDFDLTSIAALLTILGYSLNDTVVIYDRIRELLRRYKKMPMEDLLNQSINSTLSRSIITHVTVTLALLALFLFGGKAIHSFTATMMFGVVLVGTYTSIFIAAPMLIYLGVGTHRKGITGEPDEKPAKP
- a CDS encoding Mth938-like domain-containing protein; this encodes MSGGTPTVPHFPRPAPIDAYGQGGFRFAEMSHRGSLLCLPDGIWGWELTRAAEVDQAALARVFANADAIDTLIVGTGLDVWRPEPALREALRAVRIVIDPMQTGPAITTYNIMMGEGRRVAAALIAV
- a CDS encoding phytoene/squalene synthase family protein — encoded protein: MSESHSKAADNAAYCAQLVRDHDFERYATTLFVSQHLRRPLLALAAFNVELSRIRDHVSQPLTGEIRLQWWRDLIDDVARGSVEASPVAAELMAAVAEYDLPRRDLSRLADARVFDLYDDPMPSLAVFERYCDDTAGRLFALSAQILGAAPDAVADAVHHAGVAQGIAEAIENLSLHAARKQLYLPQDVLAEAGAMEADIFAGRPTPQLTAAIGGLAVVAREHLGKALFLLREQKGEAARAFLPLAVVRRALSHDSLATGNPFTPQSISRLRMLWTMWRVTKSEAFRG